The following proteins are co-located in the Paraburkholderia phytofirmans PsJN genome:
- a CDS encoding VOC family protein, with protein MASLTRSGLPGCPGQIALQSRRFAYNTSTRTDGTSRTLISLLSLRNRIITTFTHVTVGTNNLPEARAFYDKVLKTLGWSRSADLSGDIGSIWATARRASSS; from the coding sequence ATGGCTTCGCTGACACGCAGTGGATTGCCAGGCTGCCCCGGACAGATCGCTTTGCAATCTCGCCGATTCGCTTACAACACCAGCACGCGGACCGACGGCACCAGTAGAACTTTGATTTCGCTACTTTCCTTGAGGAATAGGATTATCACCACTTTTACCCACGTCACGGTTGGCACCAACAACTTGCCCGAAGCACGCGCATTTTATGACAAGGTTCTCAAGACCCTGGGCTGGTCGCGTAGCGCAGATCTTTCCGGTGACATCGGTTCGATCTGGGCGACGGCACGCCGAGCTTCTTCGTCCTGA
- the gshA gene encoding glutamate--cysteine ligase, with protein sequence MDLIMYSAPLRPGLDVLRDHIHLFNACHRGVERECLRVTGDGHLSLSPHPGGLGAALTHPQITTDYSESLLEFITPALADPVRTLESLDDLHRSTYANLGDEFLWSSSMPCALPAEEEIPIAMYGTSNTGRLKHVYRKGLALRYGRTMQCIAGIHYNFSLPQAIWPLLGGGNRRERTDRDLKSWVYMGLIRNFHRYNWLLLYLFGASPAVNADFLRGRRHELERLDGETLYLPHATSLRMSDLGYQSHAQSSLAPCYDSLTGYIDALVMAMGTPYPLYGQIGTHRGAEWVQLNTNILQSENEFYSNIRPKRVARAGERPVEALKDQGVEYVEVRSLDINPFLPLGIDESQAHFLDAFLLFCALRESPLLRDGEFAQGVANGLTVAREGRRPGLVLQRGAQSVYLKDWSNELLADIAPLAEMLDCAKGGGSHRQALAAQSAKVNDPSLTPSSMMLATMSERGVSFNRFAMDQSRLHAESFRKRPLPADRLMAFRALADASRAEQARLEKEQASGFDAFVGAFQGSLLSLSGDHATLI encoded by the coding sequence GTGGACCTGATCATGTATAGCGCCCCACTCCGTCCTGGGCTCGACGTGCTGCGCGATCACATCCACCTGTTCAATGCGTGCCACCGGGGCGTAGAGCGTGAATGTCTGCGCGTGACCGGCGATGGACACCTCTCTCTCAGCCCCCACCCCGGTGGCCTCGGTGCTGCGCTGACTCATCCGCAAATCACCACCGATTATTCCGAATCCTTGCTGGAGTTCATAACTCCAGCGCTTGCAGATCCGGTGCGAACGCTCGAAAGCCTCGATGATCTGCATCGTTCCACCTACGCAAACCTTGGCGATGAATTCCTGTGGAGTTCGTCCATGCCATGTGCACTGCCTGCCGAGGAAGAGATTCCGATCGCCATGTATGGAACCTCGAACACAGGCAGGCTCAAGCACGTCTATCGGAAAGGCCTCGCTCTGCGCTACGGGCGTACCATGCAGTGCATTGCCGGCATTCACTACAACTTCTCACTGCCGCAGGCGATCTGGCCGCTGCTTGGTGGTGGGAATCGCAGGGAACGCACTGACCGCGACCTCAAGTCCTGGGTTTATATGGGGCTGATCAGAAATTTTCACCGCTACAACTGGCTGCTGCTGTATCTGTTCGGAGCCTCGCCTGCAGTAAACGCTGACTTCCTGCGCGGTCGTCGCCACGAACTGGAGAGGTTAGACGGTGAAACCCTGTACCTCCCTCATGCCACGAGCCTGCGGATGAGTGATCTGGGCTACCAGAGCCATGCCCAGTCAAGCCTAGCGCCCTGTTACGACAGTCTGACGGGCTACATCGACGCGCTGGTAATGGCGATGGGCACGCCTTATCCGTTATATGGGCAGATTGGCACGCATCGGGGGGCGGAATGGGTGCAACTCAACACGAATATTCTGCAGAGTGAGAACGAGTTCTACTCGAACATCCGGCCCAAGCGCGTCGCCCGCGCTGGAGAGCGGCCTGTAGAAGCGCTAAAGGACCAAGGGGTGGAATATGTCGAGGTGCGCAGCCTTGACATCAACCCCTTCCTGCCGTTGGGCATTGATGAGTCACAGGCGCATTTCCTTGATGCGTTCCTGTTGTTCTGCGCCTTGCGTGAGAGCCCACTTTTGCGTGACGGAGAATTTGCGCAAGGGGTTGCCAATGGGCTCACCGTAGCCAGGGAAGGTCGTCGTCCGGGACTGGTATTGCAGCGTGGAGCCCAATCTGTTTATCTGAAAGATTGGTCCAACGAATTGCTCGCCGACATCGCGCCACTGGCTGAAATGCTCGATTGTGCAAAGGGTGGCGGCAGCCATCGTCAAGCCCTCGCGGCTCAAAGCGCGAAGGTCAACGATCCGTCGCTCACGCCCTCGAGCATGATGCTGGCGACAATGAGCGAGCGCGGTGTGAGTTTCAACCGCTTCGCGATGGATCAAAGCCGGCTTCATGCGGAGTCTTTCCGCAAGCGTCCGCTGCCTGCTGACAGGCTTATGGCCTTCAGGGCGTTAGCGGACGCATCGCGGGCCGAACAGGCGCGCCTTGAAAAAGAACAGGCGAGCGGCTTCGACGCATTTGTGGGCGCCTTTCAGGGGAGTCTCCTGTCGCTCTCCGGTGACCACGCGACCCTGATCTAA
- the uvrB gene encoding excinuclease ABC subunit UvrB produces MTPFAGILWLRDVQQGGFPMPTGTFILHSAYTPAGDQPEAIARLIEGIEEGAKHQTLKGITGSGKTFTMANVIHRLNRPTLMLAPNKTLTAQLYEEMKQFFPENAVEFFVSYYDFFQPEVYMPGSDRFIQKDSAINDHLERLRLSTTKSLIERRDVIVVASVSSIYGLGDPNGYRELQIALSRGISFRPRELIRRLVRLQYERVERTLKRGTFRVRGDAVDIFPADSEYRAVRVELLDDSVQSVHWIDPATGAQLGEIDHYLVSPKTLFATPRNRVNSATIKILAEMEARVAELNSENRLVEADRLYERITGDVEMMRELGYCPGMENYSCYLNGRDPALPPNTLLDYLPTDGLLFVDESHVMVPQISAMYKGDQSRKDTLIDYGFRLPSSKNNRPLSFEEFEKVKPQTIFVSATPGNYELAISKGRFVSQIIRPTGLLDPEVEVRTTDGCIDDLLVEIKKCVKNKNRVLVTTLTKRAAEELNDFMTERGIRSRYLHADIKTEDRIEIINGLREGEFDVLIGISLLREGLDIPEAALVAILDADHAGFLRSAQALIQMIGRVARNEEGRAILYADGITPAMKQAMDETGSRRKKQIEFNEENGIVPASSVRKLASEHVEPEENASVHSVAFCKNLSDLCDQITKKEERLLEFTDAGDEKKIEDTRDQLNGLYRQFIFM; encoded by the coding sequence ATGACCCCATTCGCCGGGATACTCTGGCTTCGCGATGTTCAACAGGGAGGTTTTCCAATGCCAACTGGTACTTTCATCTTGCACTCCGCCTATACTCCGGCAGGTGATCAACCCGAAGCGATAGCGCGACTGATAGAAGGTATAGAGGAAGGGGCGAAGCACCAAACCTTGAAGGGCATCACGGGTTCGGGCAAGACCTTTACGATGGCAAACGTCATTCACCGCCTCAATCGTCCGACCTTGATGCTGGCTCCCAACAAGACGTTGACGGCGCAGCTTTACGAGGAGATGAAGCAGTTCTTTCCTGAAAATGCGGTTGAATTCTTTGTTTCCTACTATGATTTCTTTCAGCCCGAAGTGTATATGCCGGGCAGTGATCGTTTTATTCAGAAGGACTCGGCGATCAATGATCATCTTGAACGCTTGCGCCTGTCCACGACGAAGTCTCTGATTGAACGTCGTGACGTGATCGTCGTCGCTTCGGTGTCTTCAATATATGGACTCGGGGATCCCAATGGGTATCGCGAACTGCAGATTGCGCTGTCTCGAGGAATTAGTTTCCGACCCAGGGAACTCATTCGTCGCCTCGTTCGACTGCAGTACGAGCGTGTCGAACGCACGCTCAAGCGCGGGACGTTCCGGGTTAGAGGCGATGCAGTTGACATCTTTCCGGCGGATTCTGAATATAGGGCCGTCCGCGTGGAGTTGCTCGATGATTCTGTGCAATCCGTTCACTGGATAGATCCTGCCACGGGAGCCCAATTGGGGGAAATTGATCATTATCTGGTTTCTCCGAAGACGCTTTTTGCAACACCCAGGAACAGGGTCAACTCGGCCACGATCAAAATACTCGCAGAAATGGAAGCGCGAGTTGCTGAGCTCAATAGCGAAAACCGGCTCGTAGAAGCGGATCGATTGTACGAGCGGATTACAGGTGATGTCGAAATGATGCGGGAGCTTGGCTATTGCCCCGGGATGGAGAACTATTCGTGTTATCTGAACGGCCGGGACCCTGCGCTGCCCCCAAACACCTTGCTCGACTATCTGCCAACGGATGGCCTGCTGTTTGTCGACGAGTCCCATGTGATGGTCCCGCAAATCTCGGCAATGTATAAGGGTGACCAGAGTCGCAAAGATACGCTGATCGACTACGGCTTCCGGCTGCCGTCATCAAAAAACAATCGTCCGTTAAGTTTTGAGGAATTTGAAAAGGTCAAACCTCAGACTATCTTTGTTTCGGCGACCCCCGGAAACTACGAATTGGCGATTTCGAAAGGCCGATTTGTTAGCCAAATTATCAGGCCGACCGGGTTGCTGGATCCAGAAGTGGAAGTGCGGACAACGGATGGATGTATAGACGATCTGCTCGTCGAGATAAAAAAATGCGTGAAAAACAAAAATCGGGTCCTGGTCACCACGCTGACAAAAAGAGCAGCCGAGGAGCTCAACGATTTTATGACAGAGCGGGGCATTCGTTCCCGGTATCTGCACGCTGACATAAAGACCGAAGATCGCATAGAAATTATAAATGGGCTTCGCGAGGGGGAATTTGATGTGTTGATCGGGATTAGCCTTTTGCGGGAGGGCTTGGATATCCCGGAGGCTGCTTTAGTGGCCATTCTCGATGCGGATCATGCAGGCTTCCTGCGCTCGGCACAGGCCCTTATCCAGATGATCGGCCGCGTTGCCCGCAACGAAGAAGGCCGGGCGATCCTGTATGCCGATGGCATCACGCCGGCGATGAAACAGGCAATGGATGAGACAGGCAGCCGAAGAAAGAAGCAGATCGAATTTAATGAAGAAAACGGAATCGTGCCAGCTTCGTCTGTGCGAAAGCTGGCTTCCGAACACGTTGAACCGGAAGAGAACGCTTCGGTTCATTCGGTGGCTTTCTGTAAAAATCTTTCAGACCTCTGTGACCAGATTACGAAAAAGGAGGAGAGGTTGCTTGAATTCACGGATGCTGGTGACGAAAAGAAAATTGAAGATACCCGCGATCAGTTGAACGGGCTTTATCGTCAATTTATCTTCATGTAG
- a CDS encoding LysR family transcriptional regulator codes for MIVRNFEYLIALNREGHFGKAAKSCNVSQPTLSAGIRQLEKDLDAEIVRHGQRYDGLTKEGMLVLAWAQQMHDDCKGLKRDLSALQHDIEGQFRLGVLPGTSAVAPILSVALAEKMPLLEQSIITGSAPSLFSGLSDGELDIALGYLDDLHDKSLDTHLLYRERIFLFQASRQTRPRSIKWDHVVKLRLCLLNSSIPEIAQAQLSLCAGAIYTDSVDVLAAHVASGRYSTVLPQSLAARLKQIPHLRALAITGPGSQASVGFVAAKHRLKSDPLTALLELVHSPEVVAPIQALLGVHRSLRPKAAQDKGGTPS; via the coding sequence GTGATCGTACGAAATTTCGAATACCTGATTGCCTTGAACCGCGAAGGCCATTTCGGTAAAGCAGCCAAAAGCTGCAATGTCTCGCAGCCCACCCTTTCCGCCGGTATCAGGCAGTTAGAAAAGGATCTGGATGCCGAGATCGTGCGACACGGCCAGCGCTATGACGGGCTAACCAAGGAAGGTATGCTGGTTTTGGCCTGGGCGCAACAGATGCATGACGACTGTAAAGGTCTCAAGCGGGACCTGTCGGCGCTTCAACATGATATCGAGGGCCAGTTCCGCCTTGGCGTACTACCCGGGACTTCTGCCGTTGCTCCCATTCTCAGTGTGGCGCTTGCTGAAAAGATGCCACTCCTGGAGCAATCTATCATTACCGGCAGTGCGCCCAGTTTATTTTCTGGCTTGAGTGACGGCGAGCTTGATATCGCGCTGGGATATCTCGACGACCTTCACGACAAGAGCCTGGATACCCATTTGCTCTATCGGGAACGAATCTTTCTTTTCCAGGCCAGTCGTCAAACGCGACCACGGAGTATCAAGTGGGATCACGTCGTAAAGCTGCGACTCTGCCTTCTGAACTCATCAATTCCAGAGATCGCTCAAGCCCAGTTGTCGCTGTGCGCCGGAGCGATCTATACGGACTCGGTTGATGTTCTCGCGGCGCATGTTGCCTCAGGGAGATATTCGACGGTGCTACCCCAATCTCTGGCAGCGCGGCTGAAACAGATTCCACACCTTCGGGCGCTTGCCATTACAGGACCGGGTTCTCAGGCGAGCGTCGGCTTTGTCGCTGCTAAACACCGCCTGAAATCCGACCCGCTGACTGCTCTGCTCGAGCTGGTTCACAGCCCGGAAGTCGTTGCGCCCATTCAAGCGCTTCTTGGCGTTCATCGGAGTCTACGTCCGAAGGCTGCTCAGGATAAGGGTGGTACGCCCAGCTAG
- a CDS encoding glutathione-independent formaldehyde dehydrogenase — MAQPGNRIVTFEKPMEMKVNTFKFPELITPQGKSAPHGAILKIVTTNICGSDLHIYRGSFPVPKGMTMGHEMTGEVIEVGSDVEFIKKGDVVSVPFNVGCGRCYNCKHMRSEVCENTNTDVDCGAYGFNLGGWTGGQGDYLFVPYADFNLLRFPDKDAAMEKIRDLTLLSDVLPTAFHGFAAPDWPAAPAYIVGENVLIFGAGPVGRAGAACAKLLGAGAIVVADFIPERLDLLKPHGIETINLSDGTPIEDHLERITGHREVDRVIDYVGVDCRGFGPDAGKIVENAVTNAMLKYVRAGGTTSTVGVYCANPISKDAAAKAGHMDLEWSNAWIKSPRMAAGQSPTANYNRALMRAILNDRMPYLTPMMNIKFIKLEDAPQAYKDFDAGSAYKYVIDPHGSVKH; from the coding sequence ATGGCTCAACCTGGTAACAGAATCGTCACTTTCGAAAAGCCGATGGAAATGAAAGTTAACACTTTCAAGTTCCCCGAACTCATCACTCCCCAAGGAAAAAGCGCACCTCACGGAGCGATCCTCAAGATCGTCACGACAAACATCTGTGGTAGCGACCTTCACATCTATCGAGGCTCCTTTCCGGTGCCCAAAGGGATGACGATGGGTCATGAGATGACCGGCGAGGTGATCGAAGTTGGGTCGGATGTCGAGTTCATCAAAAAGGGCGATGTCGTTTCCGTTCCGTTCAACGTGGGCTGCGGCCGATGTTACAACTGCAAGCACATGCGTTCCGAAGTTTGCGAAAATACGAATACCGACGTCGACTGCGGCGCCTATGGGTTCAACCTCGGCGGCTGGACCGGCGGACAGGGCGATTACCTGTTCGTCCCTTATGCCGATTTCAACCTCCTGCGCTTTCCTGACAAGGACGCAGCGATGGAGAAGATCCGCGACCTGACTCTTCTCTCCGACGTGCTGCCCACCGCTTTTCATGGTTTCGCCGCGCCAGACTGGCCCGCAGCGCCAGCATATATCGTGGGCGAGAATGTACTGATCTTCGGCGCCGGGCCGGTAGGACGGGCAGGCGCAGCGTGTGCGAAGCTGCTCGGAGCCGGGGCAATCGTCGTTGCCGATTTCATCCCGGAGCGGCTGGATCTTCTCAAGCCACACGGTATTGAAACGATCAACCTCTCCGACGGAACACCGATTGAAGATCATCTCGAGCGCATTACCGGCCATCGGGAGGTCGATCGCGTCATAGACTACGTCGGTGTCGACTGTCGCGGCTTCGGTCCAGACGCGGGCAAGATCGTGGAGAACGCGGTCACAAACGCGATGCTGAAATATGTCCGGGCCGGTGGAACGACGAGTACCGTCGGTGTTTACTGTGCGAATCCGATTTCCAAAGACGCGGCAGCGAAGGCAGGTCATATGGATCTGGAATGGTCGAATGCATGGATCAAATCGCCGCGCATGGCGGCCGGCCAGTCCCCTACCGCGAACTACAACCGGGCATTGATGAGAGCGATTCTGAACGACCGGATGCCCTATCTCACCCCGATGATGAACATCAAGTTCATCAAGCTGGAAGATGCTCCGCAGGCGTACAAGGACTTCGATGCCGGTTCGGCGTACAAGTACGTCATCGACCCGCACGGTTCGGTCAAGCATTAA
- a CDS encoding cytochrome ubiquinol oxidase subunit I codes for MDIFDAFHLARLQFAFTVSFHIVFPAISIGMASFLAVLEWRLLLTGDAAYKDMYRFWSRIFAVGFGMGVVSGVVMAYEFGTNWSGFSTVAGNITGPLLTYEVLTAFFLEAGFLGVMLFGWNRVSPKAHFFATLMVAIGTLISTFWILASNSFMQTPQGYAIQNGRIVPVDWWKVIFNPSFPFRLAHMTIAAFIVAAFIVAACGAWHLLHGRRDVPVKRSFSMALWILLLLAPVQIFVGDAHGLNTREYQPAKIAAIEGLWETEHGGTALNLVGLPDMNAEVTRYAIKVPHLGSLILTHSWNGEIRGLKEFPPEDRPFSPIIFWTFRVMAGLGMLMLLTAVLGLILRRGGRLYEARWFQWFVFCMGPSGILALLAGWITTEVGRQPWTVYGVLRTADSISPIGSQQAGVSLLIFVIVYFLVFGTGIYYMLKMMKKGPASGVEGTESLKYPGLHNRTLDAVVGE; via the coding sequence ATGGATATCTTTGACGCATTCCATCTCGCCAGGCTGCAGTTCGCATTCACGGTTTCGTTTCATATCGTCTTTCCGGCAATCAGCATCGGCATGGCAAGTTTCCTCGCCGTTCTCGAGTGGCGCTTGCTGCTCACGGGCGACGCGGCTTATAAGGATATGTACCGCTTCTGGTCGAGAATCTTCGCGGTAGGTTTTGGCATGGGGGTGGTCTCAGGCGTCGTGATGGCGTACGAGTTCGGCACGAACTGGAGTGGCTTCTCGACGGTTGCTGGAAATATTACGGGACCGTTGCTGACCTATGAAGTCCTGACTGCGTTTTTTCTCGAGGCGGGATTTCTCGGTGTGATGCTGTTCGGCTGGAACCGTGTGAGCCCGAAGGCGCATTTCTTCGCCACATTGATGGTCGCGATCGGCACGCTGATTTCGACCTTCTGGATTCTCGCGTCGAACAGTTTCATGCAAACACCGCAGGGCTATGCAATACAGAACGGCCGCATTGTTCCCGTCGACTGGTGGAAAGTGATTTTCAACCCTTCGTTCCCGTTCCGTCTGGCGCATATGACGATCGCCGCCTTTATCGTGGCCGCCTTTATTGTTGCGGCTTGCGGAGCGTGGCACTTGTTGCACGGGCGGCGTGACGTACCGGTCAAACGCAGCTTTTCGATGGCGCTATGGATATTGCTTCTTCTCGCTCCGGTTCAGATCTTTGTCGGCGACGCACACGGTCTCAATACGCGTGAGTATCAACCCGCGAAAATCGCCGCGATCGAAGGGCTCTGGGAGACAGAGCACGGTGGCACCGCGCTCAATCTCGTCGGTCTGCCCGACATGAATGCCGAAGTGACGCGTTACGCCATCAAGGTGCCACATCTCGGCAGTCTGATTCTCACGCATAGCTGGAATGGCGAAATCCGCGGACTCAAGGAGTTCCCGCCGGAGGATCGCCCGTTCTCGCCAATCATATTCTGGACGTTCCGCGTCATGGCCGGTCTTGGCATGTTGATGCTGTTGACTGCCGTGCTAGGCCTCATACTCCGTCGCGGCGGGCGCCTCTACGAAGCGCGCTGGTTTCAATGGTTTGTGTTCTGCATGGGGCCGTCCGGCATCCTGGCTTTGCTCGCGGGATGGATTACCACCGAAGTCGGCAGGCAGCCGTGGACCGTGTATGGCGTCTTGCGCACCGCCGATTCGATTTCGCCCATCGGGTCACAGCAGGCCGGCGTTTCGTTACTGATCTTCGTCATCGTCTATTTTCTCGTGTTCGGAACGGGCATCTACTACATGCTCAAGATGATGAAGAAGGGCCCGGCGAGTGGTGTCGAAGGCACCGAATCGCTCAAATATCCGGGATTGCACAATCGCACGCTCGATGCCGTTGTGGGAGAGTAA
- the frmR gene encoding formaldehyde-responsive transcriptional repressor FrmR codes for MPYSPKEKKQALTRVRRIRGQAAALEQALEDNAECAAVLQQLAAIRGAVNGLMAAVLESHLREEFPDSGTTTDSQKKSIDETISIVRSYLR; via the coding sequence ATGCCATACAGCCCCAAAGAGAAGAAGCAGGCGCTTACGCGTGTTCGACGTATCCGAGGGCAGGCAGCGGCTCTCGAACAGGCGCTTGAAGACAATGCCGAATGCGCTGCCGTTCTTCAGCAACTGGCAGCCATCCGGGGTGCAGTCAACGGCTTGATGGCAGCTGTGCTGGAGAGCCATCTGCGAGAGGAGTTCCCGGATAGTGGAACGACGACCGATTCGCAGAAGAAGTCCATCGATGAAACGATCTCTATCGTACGGTCCTATCTTCGTTAG
- the cydB gene encoding cytochrome d ubiquinol oxidase subunit II has translation MQIDLPVIWAAIIGLGVFIYVMLDGFDLGVGLLFPFFEGKGEREVMLNTVAPVWDGNETFLVLGGAALYGAFPVVYSTLLPANYMPLILMVVGLIFRGAAFELRAKATRTQHAWDLAFIGGSALAAMCQGITLGSLLQGIKIVDDKFAGDPFDWFSPFSVFCGFGVLLTYATLGCGWLILKTDGELQRRMREVMRPLIAVLFLAITIVSLWTVLGLPAVRHRWFFSGNLGWFLPVPVLVVLCVLGIYRSLTRRHEATPFLLSLAICFLGYTGLIISIWPYIIPPSLTIWDASSSHSSQSFALVGTIIVLPVILVYNAMQYRVFRGKVREGDHGYH, from the coding sequence ATGCAAATCGACCTTCCGGTTATCTGGGCTGCCATCATCGGACTCGGTGTATTCATTTATGTGATGCTCGACGGTTTCGACCTCGGTGTCGGGTTGCTATTCCCCTTTTTCGAGGGCAAGGGTGAACGCGAGGTAATGCTGAATACCGTCGCACCGGTGTGGGACGGCAATGAAACGTTTCTCGTGCTTGGGGGTGCCGCTCTTTATGGCGCGTTTCCCGTGGTGTATTCGACGCTGTTGCCTGCCAACTACATGCCGCTGATCCTCATGGTGGTGGGCCTGATTTTCCGCGGCGCCGCCTTCGAGTTGCGCGCCAAGGCCACGCGCACGCAGCACGCGTGGGATCTCGCCTTTATCGGGGGCTCGGCGCTCGCGGCAATGTGCCAGGGAATCACGCTCGGATCGCTCCTGCAGGGTATCAAGATCGTCGATGACAAGTTCGCGGGCGACCCGTTCGACTGGTTCTCGCCATTCAGCGTGTTCTGCGGCTTCGGCGTGCTGCTCACCTATGCGACGCTCGGTTGCGGCTGGCTGATCCTGAAGACGGACGGTGAATTGCAGCGCAGGATGCGCGAGGTAATGCGCCCGCTCATTGCCGTGCTGTTTCTCGCGATCACAATCGTCAGTCTCTGGACCGTGCTGGGCCTGCCTGCCGTGAGGCACCGCTGGTTTTTTAGCGGCAATCTCGGTTGGTTCCTGCCGGTGCCGGTTCTGGTCGTGCTCTGCGTGCTGGGCATCTATCGCTCGCTCACTCGGCGCCATGAAGCGACACCCTTCCTGCTCTCCCTGGCGATCTGCTTTCTCGGCTATACGGGCCTTATCATCAGCATCTGGCCTTACATCATTCCGCCGTCACTCACAATCTGGGACGCTTCGTCGAGCCACTCAAGTCAGTCCTTTGCCCTCGTGGGCACGATCATCGTGCTACCGGTCATACTCGTCTACAACGCCATGCAATATCGTGTGTTCCGTGGCAAGGTTCGCGAAGGGGATCATGGCTATCACTGA
- a CDS encoding GlxA family transcriptional regulator, whose product MFPLLHDGQPVIESGGSDSRCATASAGSHQVHLVIYPGFKLMEAVGPVSVLSYANRHLALQGDSRRYEIHIVAPQAGRIPSDTLISLEASAGLPEREALSTVLVAGALDIETAVAREAGLVDWCRRRAASAKRFAALCSGSFFLANAGVLSGRRAATHWSVATLLQQRFPSVEVDADAIFIQEGNMWTSAGVTAAIDLTLAFVEQDFGRNLALTVARDLVIYLKRPGGQSQFSDLLNSQMTAAPEIRDVQSWVMSNLSKPLQLEDMADKAGMSVRNFTRLFKEEVGISPASYLVRARCERTATLLLDSDLPLKTIASRVGFPTEEQMRKAFVRQFSLTPRAYRARFSTSSLKSA is encoded by the coding sequence ATGTTTCCCCTTTTGCATGACGGTCAACCCGTCATAGAGTCCGGCGGTTCCGATTCTCGATGCGCCACTGCGTCGGCGGGCAGCCATCAGGTGCATCTCGTCATCTACCCGGGCTTCAAGTTGATGGAGGCGGTTGGCCCGGTCAGCGTGCTCAGCTATGCGAACCGTCATCTGGCGTTGCAGGGGGATTCGAGGCGATACGAGATTCATATCGTGGCGCCGCAGGCCGGACGTATTCCCTCGGACACGCTGATCTCGCTTGAGGCAAGTGCTGGTTTGCCGGAGCGTGAGGCGCTCTCGACGGTGCTGGTCGCTGGCGCGCTGGACATCGAGACAGCGGTCGCGCGCGAAGCCGGGCTGGTCGACTGGTGTCGCCGGCGCGCAGCTTCAGCGAAGCGCTTCGCCGCACTGTGCTCGGGAAGTTTTTTTCTGGCGAACGCTGGCGTATTGAGTGGGCGTCGTGCTGCCACCCACTGGAGTGTTGCAACCCTGCTGCAGCAGCGGTTTCCCTCGGTGGAGGTGGACGCAGATGCCATCTTCATCCAGGAGGGCAACATGTGGACCTCGGCAGGTGTAACTGCCGCGATTGACCTTACGTTAGCGTTCGTTGAGCAGGACTTCGGTCGCAACCTTGCGCTGACCGTAGCCCGGGATCTCGTCATCTATCTGAAGCGGCCGGGCGGGCAGTCACAGTTCAGCGATCTGTTGAACAGCCAGATGACGGCTGCACCGGAGATACGTGATGTGCAGAGCTGGGTGATGTCCAATCTGAGCAAGCCCCTGCAGTTGGAGGATATGGCCGACAAGGCGGGAATGAGTGTTCGCAACTTCACCCGCCTGTTCAAGGAGGAGGTCGGAATATCGCCGGCCAGCTATCTGGTTCGTGCGCGTTGTGAGCGGACCGCGACGTTGCTGCTCGACAGCGACCTGCCCCTGAAGACGATTGCCTCGCGGGTTGGTTTCCCGACCGAAGAGCAGATGCGCAAAGCATTCGTACGTCAGTTTTCGCTCACGCCACGTGCCTATCGGGCACGCTTTAGCACCAGTAGCCTGAAGAGTGCATGA
- a CDS encoding DUF3422 family protein, with protein MPAHEDRAAAVGELHARPYPLIAVPRTLLQFAFMTEGDLSRDYAAMDSLSDRLGIAPRAHASPLHDLKSGEEDRHCEILRGAPGIGKRNLGRGSPGNQQSSREWRRQPDDPLHE; from the coding sequence ATGCCGGCTCACGAGGATCGGGCCGCGGCCGTCGGCGAGCTGCATGCGCGCCCGTATCCTCTCATTGCAGTTCCGCGAACCCTGCTGCAGTTCGCGTTTATGACCGAGGGGGATTTAAGCCGGGACTATGCAGCGATGGACTCCCTGTCGGATCGCCTGGGAATTGCTCCCCGGGCGCATGCGTCTCCACTGCATGACCTGAAGTCGGGCGAGGAAGATCGCCATTGCGAAATCCTCCGGGGAGCACCGGGCATTGGCAAGAGGAACCTGGGGCGTGGCAGCCCGGGTAATCAACAGTCCTCGCGGGAGTGGAGACGTCAACCAGATGACCCACTGCATGAGTAG